From the genome of Anopheles funestus chromosome 2RL, idAnoFuneDA-416_04, whole genome shotgun sequence:
GCCATTCTTGCTGATCTGTACCTCCCCGTTGACGGTGATGTTGAAGCAAAGCTCATCACCACGTACCAGCGTGGATGCAACGTCCTTGCTAACCACCCAGTACTCGGGCCGATCCAGCAGCATATCGGAATCGTCTGGAAGGTCGTTCAATTGCAAGCTAGCCGGATCACACGACGTCAGTCCTAGCGCTAGCGAACCGACAAAGATCGGATCTGTCTTGAGGATCTGAATAATTAACCGTTCGCCAATCTTTACCGGACGGGGCGAAAACACATATCCCTGGCAGAACTCAGTATCGGCCCGAGTGGCGACGTACCGATCGGCGGAGAACTTTATGTTGCGTCCACGAACCGGATGGAACGGCAACGGTAGCAATCCCGGTGCTGGGCTGTGGTAGCGTACGGAGGTCGTGGGACTAAGCGCACCGCAAGTTACCGGCCGCTCCTCCATCAGCTGATGGTTGTGCTGGTTGATGCTGAGCGATTCCATCTGCGGCATACCGATCTCCGGTTCCGTCGGACGACGTGTTTGGCTTTGTGCGTGCGGATGCGTACcatggtgttggtgttgatgctgttgctgctgctgctgctgttgctgggcCTGGAACATGTAGATGCGCGAGTCGAGAAATTCGATCGCGGTCGAGTTGCCGTACACATCGATTACGGCCCACAGCGGACCGCGTGCATCCACGTCCGTGATGAACACACCCTTCTCCTCGCCGTTGATGCCGAAGTGTACATCGCCGGAAGGTGTGACGTAGTAGAACAGCACATTGCCCCGGTAGCAGTACCGTTCGTTCAGTGCCTTCGCCCAGAAGCCGGGTTTGTTCGTCAGGTCCGGGCAGGCATACTTTGGCAGGTTACCGCGCAGTGACGATGGATCGTTGCAGGTAAACCCGAACCGGATCACACCGCTCCAGTTGTTGGAGATGTCCAGAAACTTGACGCATACGCGCTCGTTAACGCGCACTGGCCGCGCACTGAAGGTGATACCCTTGCAGAACGATTCGTACCGCTTGGCGACGGTACCTTCGCGCGAGATGCGTATGTTGTCACCGTGCACACTGTGAAACTGTAACGGAGGCAGATTGTTTGGACCGGGACAGGACGATGCACTTCTCGTTGCTGTAGAGAAAGGgaagagcaaaaagaaaaacaaatatcgaTCAGTAAAAAATGATGTCGTACACCTGCGGGTTAtgagatttaaaaataaattcatcaacCAAATCTGTTCCCGAAATTTCCTCCCGAAGATCCGAAAAGAGGGGATCCGAAACACAAGCAGCAGGTGTGGGCACATGCTTAACGCGCTTTCCGGTGCGCTACCGTACCCCCGGAACCGGATGTCCATTAAATggtaaagaagaag
Proteins encoded in this window:
- the LOC125766406 gene encoding protein neuralized isoform X2, giving the protein MGQTNSGSSTRSASSCPGPNNLPPLQFHSVHGDNIRISREGTVAKRYESFCKGITFSARPVRVNERVCVKFLDISNNWSGVIRFGFTCNDPSSLRGNLPKYACPDLTNKPGFWAKALNERYCYRGNVLFYYVTPSGDVHFGINGEEKGVFITDVDARGPLWAVIDVYGNSTAIEFLDSRIYMFQAQQQQQQQQQHQHQHHGTHPHAQSQTRRPTEPEIGMPQMESLSINQHNHQLMEERPVTCGALSPTTSVRYHSPAPGLLPLPFHPVRGRNIKFSADRYVATRADTEFCQGYVFSPRPVKIGERLIIQILKTDPIFVGSLALGLTSCDPASLQLNDLPDDSDMLLDRPEYWVVSKDVASTLVRGDELCFNITVNGEVQISKNGGAPSVIMHIDQSLQLWAFLDVYGSTQSVRLFTLPLPPVASSCATNIYMARSHSSLAAAATSQSVRSLHQEAQVMAESATMATGSCRTLAGGSSTSALVQQTTATTATASVRPDMIQINPGGTVLVVNLPPADVLTQQQQQQQQSSQSQAQATIVTRGMTTSASTLSVPLSTLSLSSHTGSTGTVSCELMANTNNNNNNNSNNYAASNSAYPESLSSYNNAANYSTAALAANGIYSSTNCVDCTICFEKPIDSVLYMCGHMCMCYDCAIKQWRGIGGGHCPLCRAVIRDVIRTYKS
- the LOC125766406 gene encoding protein neuralized isoform X1 — protein: MGVLNVTSSGAAIVECQQHHQQQQQQQQNKKNDTIFSPIKNKMKVLKKIKKRMGLATRSASSCPGPNNLPPLQFHSVHGDNIRISREGTVAKRYESFCKGITFSARPVRVNERVCVKFLDISNNWSGVIRFGFTCNDPSSLRGNLPKYACPDLTNKPGFWAKALNERYCYRGNVLFYYVTPSGDVHFGINGEEKGVFITDVDARGPLWAVIDVYGNSTAIEFLDSRIYMFQAQQQQQQQQQHQHQHHGTHPHAQSQTRRPTEPEIGMPQMESLSINQHNHQLMEERPVTCGALSPTTSVRYHSPAPGLLPLPFHPVRGRNIKFSADRYVATRADTEFCQGYVFSPRPVKIGERLIIQILKTDPIFVGSLALGLTSCDPASLQLNDLPDDSDMLLDRPEYWVVSKDVASTLVRGDELCFNITVNGEVQISKNGGAPSVIMHIDQSLQLWAFLDVYGSTQSVRLFTLPLPPVASSCATNIYMARSHSSLAAAATSQSVRSLHQEAQVMAESATMATGSCRTLAGGSSTSALVQQTTATTATASVRPDMIQINPGGTVLVVNLPPADVLTQQQQQQQQSSQSQAQATIVTRGMTTSASTLSVPLSTLSLSSHTGSTGTVSCELMANTNNNNNNNSNNYAASNSAYPESLSSYNNAANYSTAALAANGIYSSTNCVDCTICFEKPIDSVLYMCGHMCMCYDCAIKQWRGIGGGHCPLCRAVIRDVIRTYKS